A single window of bacterium DNA harbors:
- a CDS encoding TolC family protein, whose amino-acid sequence MRNNSKMTARRLCWKLGIVALALQVLIGVAFAEEILTLERCINLALANNQDLKIVQKKIIESKGRKQEAFGNFLPTLSASGSYTRLNESPKMSVFFGGSEQTFELGPDYLYSTQLTLRQPLFAWWKIYHGDKQARLNYRLVNEEYKQVKNNLIFEVKRAFYNLLLARQFVIIAKEAVDVTDSHYKTTRALYKEGRVSDYDVSRAKVQLVNNQTKLIKAKNNLKLAREELSFLLNARLEEDWKVKGDFPREKREVSLEDTLGKAFRERSEIRQLMIQEEVGKVSIKLVRAENRPNLDFLANYQYTNPFYNREEWGGTWNVILALNFPLFSGLSDLGRIKQARAGLEQVEILRNQVEQRIKLEVRKAIFDMEEAGERIEAQEENVKLARANLRIAEERYRQGLMSEIELRDAQLSLTQAETDYFQALYDYNVASAFLDKAVGKYQ is encoded by the coding sequence TTGAGGAATAACTCAAAGATGACTGCTCGTAGATTATGTTGGAAGCTGGGCATAGTTGCTCTTGCTTTACAGGTTCTAATTGGCGTTGCTTTTGCCGAGGAGATTTTGACTCTGGAAAGGTGTATAAATTTGGCTCTGGCTAACAATCAGGATTTGAAAATTGTGCAAAAGAAAATTATAGAATCAAAAGGGAGAAAGCAAGAAGCATTTGGTAATTTCTTACCAACGTTGAGTGCTTCGGGTAGTTATACCAGATTGAATGAGTCACCCAAAATGAGCGTTTTCTTTGGTGGTTCCGAGCAGACCTTCGAATTGGGGCCTGACTATTTATATAGCACACAGTTGACTCTCAGACAGCCTCTATTTGCCTGGTGGAAGATATACCACGGGGATAAACAGGCGAGGCTCAATTATAGGTTGGTTAATGAAGAATATAAACAAGTAAAAAATAATCTCATATTTGAGGTGAAAAGAGCTTTTTATAATCTCCTCTTGGCCAGACAGTTCGTAATAATTGCTAAGGAAGCAGTAGATGTAACGGATTCTCATTACAAGACTACTCGTGCCCTGTATAAAGAGGGGAGGGTTTCTGATTACGATGTCTCCCGGGCCAAGGTACAGTTGGTTAATAATCAGACAAAATTGATTAAGGCTAAGAATAATCTGAAGTTGGCAAGAGAAGAGTTGTCTTTTTTGCTTAATGCGAGATTAGAAGAAGATTGGAAGGTAAAAGGAGACTTTCCTCGGGAGAAGAGAGAAGTTAGTTTGGAAGACACTCTGGGGAAAGCGTTTCGAGAGAGGTCCGAAATAAGGCAATTAATGATTCAAGAAGAGGTGGGTAAAGTTTCTATTAAGTTGGTGAGGGCTGAGAACCGGCCAAATTTAGATTTTCTGGCCAACTATCAGTATACCAATCCGTTTTATAATCGGGAGGAATGGGGCGGAACCTGGAACGTAATTCTTGCTTTGAACTTTCCGCTGTTTAGCGGTCTTTCTGATCTGGGAAGAATTAAGCAGGCAAGAGCGGGATTGGAGCAGGTGGAAATTTTAAGAAATCAGGTTGAACAGAGAATAAAGCTGGAAGTGAGAAAGGCTATTTTTGATATGGAAGAGGCTGGAGAACGGATTGAAGCACAGGAAGAGAATGTTAAGCTGGCGCGGGCGAATCTGAGAATTGCTGAGGAGAGGTACAGGCAAGGCCTAATGTCTGAAATTGAACTGCGTGATGCTCAGCTTTCTCTCACTCAGGCTGAGACCGATTATTTTCAGGCGCTCTACGATTATAACGTTGCTAGCGCTTTTCTGGATAAAGCTGTTGGTAAATATCAGTAA
- a CDS encoding HD-GYP domain-containing protein: MEERLVENFITYLTNATRNKTIYPSGHPIIMRSLMRTFEILETLLEEKEEVNIAVMGDELIFEGMALHEISAALYGFTRDLRQREIEKITFLKGLKNEEFLGLIDVLTMAQEKLKNSGGPVKALASKGIKNITLGKIGALKEAQPELGHGEEFKAKAKEFYRDAVDAIKRIVEDIKFKKRVNIEKARFAINSMVASIQRNRTPLVTLASLKAHDEYTFSHAVNVAVLTLVQGEALGLDRQTLNDLGIAGLLHDMGKLKVPEEVLKKPGKLTSEEFELIKLHPADGAKILMNTPGISKLAYVVTFEHHIKYDLSGYPVVSRGKGGLNLGSMLVRIADTYDAMRSNRYYAKEIPPEKTIKEMEESSGKEFEPVLLRKFIRLIGVYPPGTFVRLDTNEIGFVFQTNPSDPYRPRVKIVIDSNGSKIEKPQEINLEEKAPETGNFRRSIKESVDPEQFGLVPDEYL; encoded by the coding sequence ATGGAAGAGCGATTAGTAGAAAATTTCATAACTTATCTTACTAATGCTACCAGAAATAAGACCATCTATCCTTCGGGGCATCCGATAATAATGCGTTCTTTAATGAGGACTTTCGAGATTTTAGAGACTTTGTTGGAAGAGAAAGAAGAGGTAAATATAGCGGTTATGGGAGATGAATTGATATTTGAGGGGATGGCTCTCCACGAGATTAGTGCAGCTCTTTATGGTTTTACCAGGGACTTACGGCAGAGAGAAATAGAGAAGATTACGTTTCTCAAGGGATTGAAAAATGAGGAATTCTTAGGGCTTATCGATGTTTTGACTATGGCACAGGAAAAGCTCAAAAATAGTGGTGGTCCAGTTAAAGCGTTAGCCTCTAAGGGGATTAAGAATATAACTTTGGGAAAGATTGGAGCTCTTAAAGAAGCTCAACCAGAACTGGGACATGGTGAAGAATTTAAAGCTAAGGCTAAGGAATTTTACAGGGATGCCGTTGACGCAATAAAAAGGATAGTTGAGGATATCAAATTCAAAAAGAGAGTAAATATAGAGAAAGCTCGGTTTGCCATAAATAGTATGGTGGCCAGTATTCAGAGGAATAGAACGCCCTTGGTAACTCTGGCTTCTCTTAAGGCTCACGATGAATATACTTTTAGCCACGCAGTAAATGTTGCTGTCCTCACTCTTGTGCAGGGTGAAGCATTGGGTCTGGACAGGCAGACATTGAATGACCTGGGAATAGCTGGTCTATTACATGATATGGGAAAACTCAAGGTTCCAGAGGAAGTTCTTAAGAAACCGGGCAAGTTGACTTCTGAGGAGTTTGAATTGATAAAGTTGCATCCTGCCGATGGGGCAAAAATATTGATGAACACCCCAGGCATAAGTAAACTGGCATATGTAGTTACATTCGAGCATCACATAAAATACGATCTTAGCGGGTATCCTGTTGTGTCTCGAGGAAAAGGAGGGTTGAATTTAGGTAGTATGCTGGTTCGTATAGCTGATACATATGATGCTATGAGGAGCAACCGCTACTATGCCAAAGAGATTCCACCTGAAAAGACTATAAAAGAGATGGAAGAATCCTCAGGAAAAGAATTTGAACCTGTCCTTTTAAGGAAGTTTATTAGACTGATTGGCGTCTATCCTCCGGGCACTTTTGTTAGACTGGACACAAATGAGATTGGTTTTGTCTTCCAGACAAATCCATCTGACCCTTATCGTCCCCGGGTGAAAATAGTTATTGATAGTAATGGTTCTAAGATAGAAAAGCCGCAGGAAATAAACCTCGAAGAGAAAGCTCCTGAGACAGGCAATTTCAGGCGTTCGATTAAGGAGTCGGTAGACCCTGAACAGTTTGGGCTTGTCCCTGACGAATATCTGTAA
- a CDS encoding HEAT repeat domain-containing protein, giving the protein MDEEKESKAGPIVEKCIKELSLAIKTMGIYPSAHPAIKASVERLYATMEGVLEASPEFKLEIAQKNLLVDGQLLDKTNEIFRDFALQFHRRGVASITFKKDLNAEELRMFLEVASTEPKMLQKSGGFLRLCQEGKISHIDIVEIDYQKVLGVGEEIGEVAETGKVRSDEEIWIDLIRSLDLYSGLKLGEVEHNFLLHLEEEPDKMVAYLEGVASKGSLGMSNLGGVAVRKTINSIGSYIFKNLPQEKEVHRKKLAEVVSHLNPKLRIQLIDAEIDIEPGQIDVVTEIIPDLSNYVIVEMMTLAVSGEGRVTERLVNLFHKIVPEEERKREIIPLFGDSLADMSGKEDPLYMRRLIENLFLSKPTEEFVSEMYRKALKELNEQISSISGIKEYTDSLNERKIEEQALTVLMDLIRLETESSDYVEIAKNLGKAGMDFLLTGRYEKAKEIIEVLIEEAGPEKGRTDGERNACKEALEKLRDIGIVHDLVTALRDWGREKHETIHFILLHMGEIAVVPLLEALGRETDSSLRKKIISVIVGLGEEAIPEIVRRFSDKNWYVVRNMVRILREIGMEKAVRYLDIPLKHKDPRVRKEVVYALSSIGGGEALRLISLMTDDPDGEVRRGAIKYLGVMRNKESVPLLMKLIAQRNPFGHKNYLIISGIEALGEIGAGEAVPGLVRLLRKSTIFARSRNDEVRIAVATALEKIGNEQAMEALAQGTKYRRKIVRQMCERLIRKHGVVRSS; this is encoded by the coding sequence ATGGACGAGGAGAAGGAATCCAAAGCAGGACCTATAGTGGAAAAATGTATTAAAGAGTTAAGTCTGGCTATCAAGACAATGGGTATCTACCCTTCTGCCCATCCTGCTATTAAGGCTTCTGTGGAGCGTCTCTATGCTACTATGGAGGGTGTTCTTGAAGCATCTCCTGAATTTAAGTTAGAGATAGCCCAAAAAAATCTTCTGGTAGATGGTCAGCTTCTGGACAAGACTAATGAGATATTTAGAGATTTCGCTCTCCAATTTCATAGGCGGGGAGTAGCCTCCATTACCTTTAAGAAGGATTTGAATGCGGAAGAGCTCAGGATGTTTTTGGAAGTTGCTTCTACAGAACCGAAGATGCTCCAGAAAAGTGGAGGATTTTTAAGACTCTGTCAAGAGGGAAAAATTTCTCATATTGATATTGTAGAAATTGACTATCAGAAGGTTCTCGGTGTTGGAGAAGAGATAGGTGAAGTAGCAGAAACGGGGAAGGTTAGAAGTGATGAGGAGATATGGATTGACTTGATAAGGAGCCTCGACTTGTATAGTGGGTTGAAGTTGGGTGAAGTGGAACATAATTTTCTCTTGCATCTGGAGGAGGAACCGGACAAGATGGTTGCCTACCTGGAGGGGGTGGCTTCGAAAGGTTCTCTGGGTATGAGCAATCTGGGAGGAGTTGCTGTTAGGAAAACTATTAATAGTATAGGAAGCTATATTTTCAAGAACCTTCCTCAGGAGAAGGAAGTTCATAGAAAAAAATTGGCTGAGGTCGTATCCCATCTCAATCCGAAATTGAGAATACAGTTAATCGATGCAGAAATTGATATTGAACCTGGACAAATAGATGTTGTAACAGAGATAATTCCCGATTTATCAAATTATGTGATAGTGGAGATGATGACCCTGGCTGTTAGTGGTGAGGGTAGGGTTACGGAGCGTTTAGTGAATCTTTTCCACAAGATTGTACCCGAGGAGGAGAGGAAAAGAGAAATAATTCCACTTTTTGGGGATAGTTTAGCTGATATGTCTGGAAAGGAAGATCCCTTGTATATGCGCCGGCTGATTGAAAATCTATTTCTTTCCAAACCTACTGAAGAGTTCGTTTCGGAGATGTATAGAAAGGCGCTTAAAGAATTGAATGAACAGATTTCCTCTATTAGTGGGATAAAAGAGTATACAGATTCCCTTAATGAGAGAAAAATAGAGGAACAGGCCTTGACTGTGCTTATGGACTTAATCAGGTTGGAGACTGAATCTAGTGACTATGTGGAGATTGCTAAAAATTTGGGTAAGGCGGGTATGGATTTTTTGCTTACCGGGAGATATGAGAAAGCAAAGGAAATTATTGAAGTCTTAATTGAGGAAGCTGGCCCGGAAAAGGGAAGGACTGATGGAGAGCGTAACGCTTGTAAGGAAGCTTTAGAAAAACTGAGAGATATTGGAATTGTGCATGACCTGGTTACGGCGCTTCGCGATTGGGGTAGGGAGAAACACGAGACAATCCATTTCATTCTCCTTCACATGGGTGAAATTGCTGTGGTGCCTCTACTGGAAGCACTTGGTAGAGAAACTGATAGCTCACTTAGAAAGAAGATTATCTCTGTTATAGTGGGTTTAGGGGAAGAGGCAATTCCAGAAATTGTCAGGAGGTTTTCAGACAAGAACTGGTATGTGGTGAGAAATATGGTGAGGATTCTCAGAGAGATAGGGATGGAAAAGGCGGTGCGTTATTTGGATATCCCTCTTAAACATAAGGATCCCCGCGTTCGGAAAGAGGTTGTTTATGCTCTGAGTAGCATAGGAGGGGGGGAAGCATTAAGATTAATTTCTCTTATGACCGATGACCCGGATGGAGAAGTCAGGCGAGGTGCTATCAAGTATCTGGGCGTTATGAGGAATAAAGAATCTGTTCCTCTCTTAATGAAGTTGATTGCTCAGAGAAATCCCTTTGGACATAAAAATTACCTGATTATTTCTGGGATTGAGGCGCTGGGAGAGATAGGTGCTGGAGAGGCAGTTCCCGGGTTGGTTCGACTGCTTCGAAAATCGACTATTTTTGCCAGAAGTAGAAATGATGAGGTGAGAATAGCAGTTGCCACTGCCCTGGAGAAGATAGGAAATGAACAGGCTATGGAGGCTCTGGCACAGGGAACCAAATATAGGAGAAAGATTGTCAGGCAAATGTGTGAGAGGTTAATTCGAAAGCATGGTGTAGTTCGTAGTTCGTAG